One Luteolibacter flavescens DNA segment encodes these proteins:
- a CDS encoding TIM barrel protein, producing the protein MSNPKESIHRALDSFRIETPSWGYSDTGTRFGKFHQPAAAIDLDDKLADAAHVHRLTGCCPTVATHVLWDFAPGTDPAAVARKAGSLGIAIGSINPNLFQDQAYKLGSVGSPFEAARDQALAHIIDCIKLGQVTGSKAVSLWFADGTNYPGQDNIRARKHRFESALKEAHGHLSQDQIMLVEYKPFEPAFYQTDLADWGMSFLTAKKAGPQAKVLVDTGHHYLSQNIEQIVAWLLDEDMLGGFHFNDRRYADDDLTLGSIDPYQIFRIFHEIHLFAWERGGVYPEIEYMIDQSHNLKPKIEAMIQTVCTAQELYAKAALVDHEALLAAQAKGDIVDAELCLKKAFNTDVTEAIAAWRTAKGLAADPLLAHRASGYAEKAGAERAKRRQELGIATEHSYA; encoded by the coding sequence ATGTCCAATCCCAAGGAATCCATCCATCGCGCCCTCGACTCTTTCCGCATCGAAACCCCGTCCTGGGGCTACTCCGACACCGGGACCCGATTCGGGAAATTCCACCAGCCCGCCGCGGCGATCGACCTTGATGACAAGCTCGCCGACGCCGCGCATGTCCATCGCCTGACCGGCTGCTGCCCGACCGTGGCGACGCACGTGCTGTGGGACTTCGCTCCGGGCACCGATCCCGCCGCGGTGGCCAGAAAGGCAGGGTCGCTGGGCATCGCCATCGGCTCGATCAATCCGAATCTCTTCCAAGACCAAGCCTACAAGCTCGGCTCGGTGGGCAGCCCCTTCGAAGCCGCCCGCGACCAGGCGCTCGCGCACATCATCGACTGCATCAAGCTCGGCCAGGTGACCGGCAGCAAGGCGGTATCGCTGTGGTTCGCCGATGGCACGAACTACCCCGGGCAGGACAATATCCGCGCGCGCAAGCACCGCTTCGAGTCCGCGCTGAAGGAGGCCCACGGCCATCTTTCGCAGGACCAGATCATGCTTGTGGAGTACAAGCCCTTCGAGCCCGCCTTCTACCAGACCGACCTCGCGGACTGGGGCATGTCCTTCCTTACCGCGAAGAAGGCCGGCCCGCAGGCAAAGGTGCTCGTCGATACCGGCCACCACTACCTTTCACAGAATATCGAGCAGATCGTCGCATGGCTGCTCGATGAGGACATGCTCGGCGGCTTCCACTTCAACGACCGCCGCTACGCCGACGACGACCTCACGCTCGGCTCGATCGATCCCTACCAGATCTTCCGCATCTTCCACGAGATCCACCTCTTCGCGTGGGAACGCGGCGGCGTGTATCCGGAGATCGAGTACATGATCGACCAGTCTCACAACCTGAAGCCGAAGATCGAAGCGATGATCCAGACGGTCTGCACGGCACAGGAGCTCTACGCGAAAGCCGCGCTGGTCGATCACGAGGCACTGCTCGCCGCCCAGGCAAAGGGCGACATCGTGGATGCCGAGCTCTGCTTGAAGAAGGCATTCAACACCGACGTCACGGAAGCGATCGCCGCCTGGCGCACCGCGAAGGGCCTCGCCGCCGACCCTCTCCTCGCCCACCGCGCCAGCGGCTACGCCGAGAAAGCCGGAGCCGAGCGCGCCAAGCGCAGGCAGGAGCTCGGGATCGCGACGGAGCACAGCTACGCGTGA
- a CDS encoding sugar ABC transporter ATP-binding protein, whose translation MKPILQLSDIRKSFGAVRALKGVSFELLPGEVHALLGENGAGKSTLIKVITGAHAPDEGTLVVDGETLRSLTPSKARELGIACIYQQPALFPDLTVAENIGLRLKKRSAFARVNHAAQREKAAELLKRIGAEISPDAEVRSLSMPEQQLVEIACALGSGAKIVIMDEPTASLTQKEQHLLFAVVRDLRKSGVGVVYISHRLEEIFALADRVTVLRDGESVGTNRVDDLDEAAMIKLMVGREVAALYPPAEGEPGEVVLSLKNVSCAAGGVQGVNLEVRAGEIVGMAGLVGAGRTELARVLFGITPADSGEISLNGGKLTISNPREAIARGIAYVPEDRRRHGVILEMPIAHNITMAVHPVLFPGTWLRFKAETTMAQDFIRDLGIKAYGPEAPGGSLSGGNQQKVSVSRWLATKPKLLILDEPTQGVDVGAKSEIHRIIRGLAKDGLAVLMISSDLPEVLGMSDRIAVMREGTVTAVLPGGTGAPEVMAAALGQNRGKEVA comes from the coding sequence TTGAAACCCATCCTCCAACTCTCCGACATCCGCAAATCCTTCGGCGCCGTGCGCGCCTTGAAGGGCGTGTCGTTCGAGCTATTGCCGGGCGAGGTCCATGCGCTGCTCGGTGAGAACGGCGCGGGCAAGTCCACGCTGATCAAGGTCATCACCGGCGCACATGCCCCGGACGAGGGGACGCTGGTGGTGGACGGGGAGACCCTGCGCTCGCTGACGCCGTCGAAGGCTCGCGAGCTGGGCATCGCCTGCATCTATCAGCAGCCCGCGCTTTTCCCCGACCTCACCGTCGCGGAGAACATCGGCCTGCGGCTGAAGAAGAGATCCGCATTCGCCCGGGTGAACCATGCCGCGCAGCGGGAAAAGGCGGCCGAATTGCTCAAGCGCATCGGCGCGGAAATCTCGCCGGATGCCGAGGTGCGCTCGCTCTCGATGCCGGAGCAACAGCTCGTGGAGATCGCCTGTGCTCTCGGGTCCGGCGCGAAGATCGTCATCATGGACGAACCGACCGCATCGCTCACGCAGAAGGAGCAGCACCTGCTCTTCGCCGTCGTACGCGACCTGCGGAAGAGCGGTGTGGGCGTCGTCTATATCTCGCACCGCCTGGAGGAAATCTTCGCCCTCGCCGATCGCGTCACCGTCCTGCGCGATGGCGAGAGCGTCGGCACGAATCGCGTCGATGACCTCGACGAGGCCGCGATGATCAAGCTGATGGTCGGCCGCGAGGTCGCCGCACTCTACCCGCCCGCAGAGGGCGAGCCCGGCGAGGTCGTGCTTTCGCTGAAGAACGTCTCCTGCGCCGCCGGTGGCGTGCAGGGCGTGAATCTGGAAGTGCGCGCCGGGGAGATCGTTGGGATGGCGGGCCTCGTCGGCGCGGGCCGCACGGAGCTGGCGCGCGTGCTCTTCGGCATCACGCCCGCGGACTCCGGCGAGATCTCGTTGAATGGCGGGAAGCTCACGATTTCCAATCCACGCGAGGCAATCGCGCGTGGCATCGCCTACGTGCCCGAGGACCGCCGCCGCCATGGCGTGATCCTGGAGATGCCCATCGCGCACAATATCACGATGGCCGTGCATCCCGTGCTCTTCCCCGGCACGTGGCTGCGCTTCAAGGCGGAGACGACAATGGCGCAGGACTTCATCCGCGACCTCGGCATCAAGGCCTACGGACCCGAGGCTCCCGGTGGCAGCCTGAGCGGCGGGAACCAGCAAAAGGTCAGCGTCTCGCGCTGGCTGGCGACGAAGCCGAAGCTGCTCATCCTCGACGAGCCCACCCAGGGCGTGGACGTCGGGGCGAAGAGCGAGATCCACCGCATCATCCGCGGCCTCGCGAAAGACGGCCTGGCCGTGCTGATGATCTCCAGCGACCTGCCGGAAGTGCTCGGCATGAGCGACCGCATCGCCGTGATGCGCGAAGGTACGGTGACCGCCGTACTTCCCGGCGGCACGGGCGCGCCCGAGGTGATGGCGGCCGCGCTCGGCCAGAACCGCGGAAAGGAGGTCGCGTGA
- a CDS encoding ABC transporter permease has protein sequence MNGKHSREITVAGALALLLLALGILAPNFYDLQPLLSRTTSQMPALVAAIGITLVIITRQIDISIGAQFSMCGVVAGVVAAAGFPLPVAVLAAVGTGVVMGAFNGVLIAWLGLPSIVVTLATMVTWNELLRLWQQGRLMTLPDGFQWFGLSQATGQGIVIAVAVALLVSAAWTMKHLAAGRHVYAVGTDAEAARLAGINPKWTTFGVFVLMGALAGIASVLNLVQSPQVQPNAGDGLELKVIAAAVVGGVAITGGRGNLWGVLLGLLLLANVNPALTHFHQPPYWERAIQGLVILLAVVADGMKRTKKATA, from the coding sequence GTGAACGGCAAGCACTCCCGCGAGATCACCGTGGCCGGGGCGCTCGCCCTGCTGCTGCTGGCGCTGGGCATCCTCGCGCCGAATTTCTACGACCTGCAGCCGCTGCTTTCCCGCACCACCTCGCAGATGCCCGCGCTGGTCGCGGCCATCGGCATCACGCTGGTGATCATCACGCGGCAGATCGACATCTCCATCGGCGCGCAATTCAGCATGTGCGGCGTGGTGGCCGGCGTCGTTGCCGCGGCCGGGTTTCCCCTGCCCGTGGCCGTGCTCGCCGCCGTCGGCACCGGAGTCGTGATGGGGGCCTTCAATGGCGTGCTGATCGCCTGGCTCGGGCTGCCGAGCATCGTCGTGACGCTCGCCACGATGGTCACGTGGAATGAACTGCTGCGCCTCTGGCAACAGGGCCGCCTGATGACCCTGCCGGATGGCTTCCAGTGGTTCGGCCTCAGCCAGGCGACCGGCCAGGGCATCGTCATCGCCGTCGCCGTGGCGCTGCTCGTCTCCGCCGCGTGGACGATGAAGCACCTCGCCGCGGGCCGCCATGTCTATGCCGTCGGCACCGATGCCGAGGCCGCACGGCTCGCGGGCATCAATCCGAAGTGGACCACCTTTGGCGTCTTCGTCCTGATGGGCGCGCTGGCGGGCATCGCCTCCGTCCTGAATCTCGTGCAGTCGCCGCAGGTCCAGCCGAATGCCGGGGACGGCCTGGAGCTGAAGGTCATCGCCGCCGCGGTGGTCGGTGGCGTCGCGATCACCGGCGGCCGGGGAAACCTGTGGGGCGTGCTGCTCGGCCTGCTGCTGCTCGCCAATGTGAATCCGGCGCTCACCCACTTCCACCAGCCGCCCTACTGGGAGCGCGCGATCCAGGGTCTGGTGATCCTGCTCGCCGTGGTCGCCGACGGGATGAAACGCACGAAGAAAGCCACCGCATGA
- a CDS encoding ABC transporter permease — protein sequence MTSARSSLKSLFARHEFVLLAVIVLEVILFQQLGRRFLDGANVSNIFRHSVEIGLLALAMTPVILTGGIDLSVGSMMGLCAVCFGMLVKQAEMSPLLAGVLSIGIGALGGGLNAFLIARMKLPPLIVTLGTFSLFRGLAEALTEGSKSYSGFSPSFLALGNSDIAGIPAQLWIFLVVAIGIWLLVHRTTLGRSFRAIGYSPEGSRYAGIPVERNVSLAYILAGAVAGLAAVILVSRLGEARANAGIGYELLAITAVVLGGTSIFGGSGTIAGTLLGYLAIAILNNGLKRITAHEIFDRPISSVSNEMSGMLTGVLLLVALAAVPVLKSIAARRSRAGT from the coding sequence ATGACTTCCGCAAGATCATCCCTCAAGAGCCTCTTCGCGCGCCATGAGTTCGTGCTGCTCGCCGTCATCGTGCTGGAGGTAATCCTCTTCCAGCAGCTCGGGCGCAGGTTCCTCGACGGTGCGAATGTCTCGAATATCTTCCGCCACTCCGTGGAGATCGGCCTGCTCGCCCTGGCTATGACGCCGGTCATCCTCACCGGTGGCATCGATCTCTCCGTGGGCTCCATGATGGGCCTGTGCGCCGTGTGCTTCGGCATGCTGGTGAAGCAGGCGGAGATGTCGCCCCTGCTCGCGGGCGTGCTTTCCATCGGCATCGGGGCGCTCGGTGGCGGGCTGAATGCCTTCCTCATCGCGCGGATGAAATTGCCGCCGCTGATCGTCACGCTCGGCACCTTCTCGCTCTTCCGCGGGCTCGCCGAAGCCCTCACGGAAGGCTCGAAGTCCTACTCCGGCTTTTCGCCGTCCTTCCTCGCGCTGGGGAACTCGGACATCGCGGGCATCCCTGCCCAGCTCTGGATCTTCCTCGTGGTCGCCATCGGCATCTGGCTGCTGGTCCACCGCACCACTCTCGGGCGGTCCTTCCGCGCGATCGGCTACTCGCCGGAGGGCTCGCGCTACGCGGGCATCCCGGTGGAGCGGAATGTGAGCCTCGCCTACATCCTCGCCGGAGCCGTCGCCGGGCTGGCCGCGGTGATCTTGGTGTCCCGCCTCGGCGAGGCCCGGGCAAATGCCGGCATCGGCTACGAGCTGCTCGCCATCACCGCCGTGGTGCTCGGCGGCACCAGCATCTTCGGCGGCTCCGGCACCATCGCCGGGACGCTGCTCGGCTACCTGGCCATCGCCATCCTGAACAACGGCCTGAAGCGCATCACCGCGCACGAGATCTTCGACCGTCCGATTTCCAGCGTCTCGAATGAAATGTCCGGCATGCTCACCGGCGTGCTGCTGCTGGTGGCGCTGGCCGCCGTGCCGGTGCTGAAATCGATCGCGGCCCGGCGATCGCGTGCCGGGACATGA
- a CDS encoding substrate-binding domain-containing protein, translated as MKRILCSLALCAVPFLSACKPSGGAAGGKGDGLTIAFLPKSKGNQYFVTCEKGARAAADELGAEFLFDGPTNSDPAKQNEIVENWISLGVDVIAASSENKDGLSTALRKAQAAGIKVITYDADAQPDARTFFVNQATEKGIGEALLDNTASLIGGEGDFAIITANLTAANQNGWIDAIKAHQAAKYPNMKLVDIKPCDDLKDKAQQETTNLLSAHPNLKAVISVCSPGVPGAAEAVKQAGKTGTVKVVGLGLPSENRAYVKEGVTQAVILWKVEDLGYLTIQAAAALAKGELKPGDTEFKAGKLGTMKIEGDNILLGTPFAFTKENIDQFDF; from the coding sequence ATGAAACGCATCCTTTGCTCCCTCGCGCTCTGCGCCGTGCCCTTCCTGTCCGCCTGCAAGCCCTCCGGCGGAGCCGCCGGTGGCAAGGGCGACGGCCTCACCATCGCCTTCCTGCCGAAGAGCAAGGGCAACCAGTACTTCGTAACCTGTGAAAAAGGCGCCCGCGCCGCCGCCGACGAGCTGGGTGCCGAGTTCCTTTTCGACGGACCCACGAACTCCGATCCCGCGAAACAGAACGAGATCGTGGAAAACTGGATTTCGCTCGGCGTGGACGTGATCGCCGCCTCCAGCGAGAACAAGGACGGCCTCTCCACCGCGCTGCGCAAGGCCCAGGCCGCGGGCATCAAGGTCATCACCTACGATGCCGACGCGCAACCGGACGCGCGCACTTTCTTCGTGAACCAGGCCACCGAGAAAGGCATCGGCGAGGCGCTGCTCGACAACACCGCCTCGCTCATCGGCGGCGAGGGTGACTTCGCCATCATCACCGCGAATCTCACCGCCGCGAACCAGAACGGCTGGATCGACGCGATCAAGGCGCACCAGGCGGCGAAGTACCCGAATATGAAGCTGGTGGATATCAAGCCCTGCGACGACCTGAAGGACAAGGCCCAGCAGGAAACCACCAACCTCCTCAGCGCCCACCCGAATCTCAAGGCCGTGATCTCCGTCTGCTCGCCCGGCGTCCCCGGCGCGGCTGAGGCCGTGAAGCAGGCGGGCAAGACCGGCACCGTGAAGGTCGTCGGCCTCGGCCTGCCGAGCGAGAACCGCGCCTACGTGAAGGAAGGCGTCACCCAGGCCGTGATCCTCTGGAAGGTGGAAGACCTCGGCTACCTCACCATCCAGGCCGCCGCCGCTCTCGCCAAGGGCGAGCTGAAGCCCGGCGACACCGAATTCAAGGCAGGCAAGCTCGGCACGATGAAGATCGAGGGCGACAACATCCTCCTCGGCACGCCCTTCGCCTTCACGAAGGAGAACATCGACCAGTTCGACTTCTAA
- the ahr gene encoding NADPH-dependent aldehyde reductase Ahr, with translation MADTFHAWASADRGARLQPFEYSPGPLGPEQVQIRVESCGLCHSDISMIDNEWGNSVYPLVAGHEAIGIVEAAGDHAKGVKVGDRVGLGWFAGSCMHCRPCLSGRHNLCATSEQTIVGRHGGFADRVRCHWSWALKLPDGIDPKKAGPLFCGGITVFGPIADFGVKPTHRVGVIGIGGLGHLALQFLSKWGCHVTAFTSSDSKSEEAKALGANAVLNSRDSAAMASAAGSFDFILSTVNVPLDWSAYINLLAPDGRLHFVGAVLEPIEVQAFSLIGGRKRISGSPLGSPATVLDMLDFCARHGIAPQTESFAMADVNDALEHLKAGKARYRIVLEN, from the coding sequence ATGGCCGATACCTTTCATGCGTGGGCTTCCGCGGATCGCGGGGCGAGACTCCAGCCTTTCGAATACTCTCCCGGCCCGCTGGGTCCGGAGCAGGTCCAGATCCGCGTCGAGAGCTGCGGGCTCTGTCACTCGGATATCTCGATGATCGATAATGAATGGGGGAACTCCGTCTATCCGCTCGTCGCCGGTCACGAGGCGATCGGCATCGTGGAAGCCGCCGGTGACCATGCGAAGGGCGTGAAGGTGGGCGACCGCGTCGGCCTCGGCTGGTTTGCGGGCTCGTGCATGCATTGCCGCCCCTGCCTCTCGGGACGGCACAACCTGTGCGCCACCTCCGAGCAAACGATCGTCGGACGCCACGGCGGCTTCGCGGATCGCGTGCGCTGCCACTGGAGCTGGGCGCTGAAGCTGCCGGACGGTATCGACCCGAAGAAGGCGGGTCCGCTTTTCTGCGGGGGCATCACAGTCTTTGGTCCCATCGCGGATTTCGGCGTGAAGCCGACCCACCGCGTGGGCGTCATCGGCATCGGCGGGCTTGGCCACCTCGCGCTGCAATTCCTCTCGAAGTGGGGCTGCCACGTGACCGCCTTCACCTCCAGCGACTCCAAGTCGGAGGAGGCAAAGGCCCTCGGCGCGAATGCGGTGCTGAATTCACGCGACAGCGCTGCGATGGCCTCCGCCGCGGGCAGCTTCGACTTCATCCTCTCCACCGTGAATGTCCCGCTCGACTGGAGCGCGTATATCAACCTGCTCGCTCCCGATGGCCGCCTGCACTTCGTCGGTGCCGTGCTGGAGCCCATCGAGGTGCAGGCCTTCTCGCTGATCGGCGGGCGGAAACGCATCTCCGGCTCGCCGCTCGGTTCGCCCGCCACCGTGCTGGACATGCTCGACTTCTGCGCCCGCCACGGCATCGCGCCCCAGACCGAGAGCTTCGCGATGGCCGATGTGAATGACGCGCTGGAACACCTCAAGGCAGGCAAGGCACGCTACCGCATCGTGCTGGAAAATTGA
- a CDS encoding class I SAM-dependent RNA methyltransferase, whose protein sequence is MQRPPKKFHPHPFAYHQEVELRIDALSNLGVGIGRIDGWVVFVPFCLPGELVKARVFRNDKNCSNADLVEVLEPSPDRGDPKCSLFGTCGGCQYQHLSYEAQLAWKTRQVSELLQHMAGIEFPVLPCIPSPQVWNYRSKITPHFDRPKDGVIGPIGFMPNGRRGIIDVPKCPIAMEEINVALPRERESSRQRAKQFKKGATLLLRATEGRVETNPNAVVTEHVGELSFDFLAGEFFQNNPFILPAFTGHAAEEAKAGGERFLVDAYCGSGLFALTLAKHFEKVAGVEVSEAAADWAKRNAESNGITNATFLGASAETIFADIDFPPDQTAVLIDPPRKGCSQEFLDQLIAFAPSRVVYVSCDPATQVRDLAILKQGGFELQKVQPFDLFPHTRHLECVMTLTRATQPPS, encoded by the coding sequence GTGCAGCGTCCTCCGAAAAAATTCCACCCCCACCCCTTCGCCTACCATCAGGAGGTCGAGCTGCGCATCGACGCGCTCAGCAACCTGGGAGTGGGCATCGGCCGGATCGATGGCTGGGTGGTCTTCGTCCCCTTTTGCCTGCCGGGCGAGCTGGTGAAGGCGCGGGTCTTCCGCAACGACAAGAACTGCTCGAACGCGGACCTTGTCGAGGTGCTGGAGCCCTCGCCCGATCGGGGCGATCCGAAGTGCTCGCTCTTTGGCACCTGCGGCGGCTGCCAGTACCAGCACCTCTCCTACGAGGCGCAGCTCGCGTGGAAGACGCGCCAGGTGAGCGAGCTGCTCCAGCACATGGCGGGCATCGAGTTCCCGGTGCTGCCGTGCATTCCCTCGCCGCAGGTCTGGAACTACCGCTCGAAGATCACGCCCCACTTCGACCGCCCGAAGGACGGCGTGATCGGCCCCATCGGCTTCATGCCAAATGGCCGCCGCGGCATCATCGACGTGCCGAAGTGCCCGATCGCGATGGAGGAGATCAATGTGGCACTCCCGCGCGAGCGCGAGTCCTCCCGCCAGCGTGCGAAGCAATTCAAGAAGGGCGCCACCCTGCTGCTGCGCGCCACCGAGGGCCGCGTGGAGACAAATCCGAATGCGGTGGTGACCGAGCACGTCGGCGAGCTTTCCTTCGACTTCCTCGCCGGTGAATTCTTCCAGAACAACCCCTTCATCCTGCCCGCCTTCACCGGTCATGCAGCGGAGGAAGCAAAGGCCGGCGGCGAGCGCTTCCTCGTGGATGCCTACTGCGGCTCGGGGCTCTTCGCACTGACGCTGGCGAAGCATTTCGAGAAAGTCGCCGGCGTGGAGGTCAGCGAGGCCGCTGCCGATTGGGCGAAGCGGAATGCCGAGTCGAATGGCATCACGAATGCCACCTTCCTCGGCGCATCAGCCGAGACGATCTTCGCGGACATCGATTTCCCGCCGGACCAGACCGCGGTGCTCATCGACCCGCCGCGGAAGGGCTGCTCGCAGGAATTCCTCGACCAGCTCATCGCCTTCGCCCCGTCGCGGGTCGTTTACGTCTCCTGCGATCCGGCGACGCAGGTGCGGGATCTCGCCATTCTGAAGCAAGGCGGCTTCGAGCTGCAGAAGGTGCAGCCTTTCGACCTCTTCCCGCACACGCGTCACCTCGAGTGCGTGATGACGCTCACGCGCGCCACTCAGCCCCCCTCGTAG
- a CDS encoding PQQ-dependent sugar dehydrogenase, with protein MMIPRFSALLSLLRRRQRPAPPRRFQRVRMFNFVFVGAAMLAIGISGDLKAEELRAVPFTPEQIKIDLDALPQPTPDDSPSKRPKIDPVPAEATLMAPEGFKVTLYASDMKQARWLALTPDGDVLLAQSREEKISILRDTDGDGSIDSTTTFADKSNGTNVPFGMAFVDGYFLLGNTDAVRRYPWKKGQIRLEGEGEQITELPGGGYNQHWTRNVIADEKGEWIYVSVGSESNVDVEKEPRATVLRMKPDGSARTVYGSGLRNPVGLALHPKTGVLFTTVNERDRLGDDLVPDYLTHVQEGGFYGWPYTYLKPENLDPRRVKDGKSENPELAAKTISPDLLFQAHSAALGICFSTGDKFPAKYRNGAFVAFRGSWNRNAGTGYKIVFVPFGADGKPTGHYEDFVKGFLTDESTPRTWGRPVDVMMHPDGSLLFTEEENGRVYRVSYEGG; from the coding sequence ATGATGATCCCACGCTTCTCCGCACTGCTCTCGCTGCTCAGACGCCGCCAGCGTCCCGCCCCGCCCCGTCGCTTCCAGCGGGTCCGGATGTTCAATTTCGTCTTCGTCGGCGCGGCGATGCTAGCGATCGGGATCTCGGGAGACCTGAAGGCGGAGGAATTGAGGGCCGTCCCTTTCACCCCGGAGCAGATCAAGATCGACCTGGACGCGCTGCCGCAGCCGACCCCGGACGACAGCCCGAGCAAGCGGCCGAAGATCGATCCCGTCCCGGCGGAGGCCACTCTGATGGCTCCGGAGGGATTCAAGGTGACGCTCTATGCCTCGGACATGAAGCAGGCCCGCTGGCTCGCGCTCACGCCGGATGGCGATGTGCTGCTGGCTCAGAGCCGCGAGGAAAAGATCTCCATCCTCCGCGACACCGATGGTGATGGCAGCATCGACTCCACCACCACCTTCGCCGACAAGTCGAACGGCACGAATGTCCCCTTTGGCATGGCATTCGTGGATGGCTACTTCCTGCTGGGGAATACCGATGCGGTGCGTCGCTATCCGTGGAAGAAAGGCCAGATCAGGCTGGAAGGCGAGGGCGAGCAGATCACCGAGCTGCCCGGCGGTGGCTACAACCAGCACTGGACCCGCAACGTGATCGCCGATGAGAAGGGCGAGTGGATCTACGTGTCCGTCGGCTCGGAGTCGAATGTGGACGTGGAGAAGGAACCGCGCGCCACCGTGCTGCGGATGAAGCCCGATGGCTCCGCGCGCACGGTCTATGGCAGCGGCCTGCGCAATCCCGTGGGCCTCGCGCTGCACCCAAAGACCGGCGTGCTTTTCACCACGGTGAACGAGCGCGACCGCCTGGGCGATGACCTCGTGCCGGACTACCTGACGCACGTGCAGGAGGGCGGCTTCTACGGCTGGCCGTACACCTATCTCAAGCCGGAGAACCTCGACCCGCGCCGCGTGAAGGACGGCAAGAGCGAGAACCCGGAACTGGCCGCGAAGACGATCTCACCGGACCTGCTTTTCCAGGCACACTCCGCCGCGCTCGGCATCTGCTTCTCCACCGGCGACAAGTTCCCCGCGAAGTATCGCAACGGTGCCTTCGTCGCCTTCCGCGGAAGCTGGAACCGCAATGCAGGCACCGGCTACAAGATCGTCTTCGTGCCCTTCGGCGCGGATGGCAAGCCGACCGGGCACTACGAGGACTTCGTGAAAGGCTTCCTCACCGATGAGTCGACGCCGCGCACCTGGGGCCGCCCGGTGGACGTGATGATGCATCCGGACGGCAGCCTGCTCTTCACCGAGGAAGAGAATGGCCGGGTGTATCGCGTGAGCTACGAGGGGGGCTGA
- a CDS encoding DMT family transporter, whose product MNSWTLLILAGLLEICWAVGLKSTHGFTKLWPSVFVGSAVIASFVLLSLAMKQLPVGTAYAVWVGIGAAGAAIVAVFIHGEAMTPARALFLGLLVVAIIGLKMTSTAH is encoded by the coding sequence ATGAACTCCTGGACCCTACTCATCCTTGCCGGACTTTTGGAAATCTGCTGGGCCGTCGGCCTGAAATCGACGCACGGCTTCACCAAGCTCTGGCCCTCCGTCTTCGTCGGCAGCGCCGTCATCGCCAGCTTCGTGCTGCTCTCGCTCGCTATGAAGCAATTGCCCGTCGGCACCGCCTACGCGGTGTGGGTCGGCATCGGTGCCGCCGGAGCCGCCATCGTCGCGGTCTTCATCCACGGCGAAGCGATGACCCCGGCCCGGGCCCTCTTCCTCGGCCTGCTCGTCGTCGCCATCATCGGCCTGAAGATGACTTCGACGGCGCATTGA
- a CDS encoding type II toxin-antitoxin system VapC family toxin: MLYLDTSALLKLYILEKGSEAVQRQVASQDLPLPIWEIQEAELINALRLKAFWKEITCEQAEVQIGLFQDRQRRGLYLFPEIHRSDLMKTFRFLSAETPRLGCRTMDIFHVACAVQVAATGFMTFDTRQRELALHAGLNVITPTI, translated from the coding sequence ATGCTCTATTTGGACACGAGCGCCCTGCTGAAGCTCTACATCCTTGAGAAGGGTTCAGAGGCGGTTCAGCGACAGGTGGCTAGCCAAGACCTGCCGCTTCCCATCTGGGAAATCCAAGAGGCGGAGTTGATCAACGCCCTCCGTCTGAAAGCTTTCTGGAAAGAAATTACCTGCGAGCAAGCGGAGGTCCAGATCGGCCTGTTCCAAGATCGCCAGAGGCGGGGCCTTTACCTGTTTCCGGAAATACACAGGAGCGACCTAATGAAGACTTTCCGTTTTCTGAGCGCAGAGACGCCAAGACTCGGTTGCCGTACGATGGATATCTTCCACGTGGCCTGCGCCGTTCAGGTCGCGGCAACCGGTTTCATGACCTTTGATACCCGACAGCGAGAACTAGCCTTGCACGCCGGATTGAATGTCATAACGCCAACCATCTAA
- a CDS encoding type II toxin-antitoxin system Phd/YefM family antitoxin, which translates to MKTITVREMKAHWAEVEAQVRDGETFEVINRGRPTVRIVPAAPRQILAWENHLATAVPSAGRSAEETIEADREGRW; encoded by the coding sequence GTGAAAACGATCACAGTTCGCGAAATGAAAGCTCACTGGGCCGAGGTGGAGGCGCAGGTGCGGGATGGCGAAACTTTTGAGGTTATCAATCGTGGTCGCCCGACCGTCAGAATTGTTCCTGCTGCGCCTCGTCAGATTCTGGCGTGGGAAAATCACCTAGCGACTGCCGTTCCGTCAGCGGGGCGTTCCGCAGAAGAAACCATCGAAGCAGATCGAGAAGGCCGTTGGTAA